One segment of Synchiropus splendidus isolate RoL2022-P1 chromosome 4, RoL_Sspl_1.0, whole genome shotgun sequence DNA contains the following:
- the zgc:113263 gene encoding uncharacterized protein zgc:113263 isoform X3: MRGSCSFVLLAHRLSGICRLAQLCHGAHDLPVHYLRLLATPVQLLSAAMWHTVQGGLVDRFGVLEEFVSMTTELVPELMNYSQRSQLILGLRARLVLEMCRGDDPVDFEVIQPHLDRMKAPASGTKDHQLTVDQVEESEVNFVELVHSILDDPAEKKFFFEEVFPMYFGSKFDAALEMLMWEFISRLDELLPLPDFTQLAALLGDAPAFLDDCLTSFFPPEDMKAVLQHHRQLGHFQEKDPRLLPMDNCILTSMSLSPAARRAGTSAPPISAHKDPPDHIIISESSRLRPGSLKADETIDLTLGSAVPDSDDESCIIRGWVQRKRKLSQGEDLPPKLMKSHLDEQYSAVSPLISIWGDYTAEGPAPHSLLRTATDDSQEDSGLAQIDSKVPWSDEETMTLLDIWGQDSTQRALKRCLKNRHIFAQIAQKMAEHGYARSTEQCQTRIKRLKKCFRRNVRGNSGNEYKFYEQLQRVLGSSRPPDHLEVSYDVDEIVEEEESRDADEELQFVGQATALETVSGVRVPWTDLETLTLINTWGDDRMNKRSGAPRTGNIFAIISSKMASQGFSRTPEQCQTRLKRLRSKFRQCYENNIRGRRQVHCRFYNQLGRVLVKDFEPDPSLSDDPEPEDSQPEPGPSSGASSSAQDERRKVPWSDRETVILLEVWGDAQEKQSSGRTSSNVLLFTEIADKLAESGFSRTAEQCQTRVKRLKSTYWQCRDSPSNGKIDFRFYELMEQILDKQPSTSAAASSAVTDSIEISEESADEEDSNAAESAVSAEKTPQNSWTDEETLGLISVWGDPEIQEAFAAPVANRLVHANIAERMKELGYSRTGEQCRWKMKALRNNYRNSYERKLSGKVVDYRFYDLLEKILGPRVENEEGDDALEQIPVCADPANLPWTEVETMTLVQVWAADDVQLSLKMSVRNGHVYADIADKMAALGYTRTAEQCQNRIKRLKKTYRRHCNSRRNGARAAFQYFHLMDPVLNGSSAEDVSTSWSLPAEKENKVSTSQPTPDSAKKTPWSEQETRTLLQVWGDDGVQLTLRGCQKNRHVFNYISDRMSDSGYSRTPDQCYTRIKRLKHGFLHEKEEFKFFVEMEEIFSRDLSVDESVAEEPDEVPAEQESEAVPAEVQWTSDTTKHPWGDPETRVLLEIWGSEDMQESLRSCTKNKHVFVLISEAMVGRGYPRTPEQCQTRIKRLRANFRHFLDGRKGENECKFFQQLSHIFGDKYGSLDTSPDDPDDQEEPVDCVS, translated from the exons ATGAGAGGCTCCTGTTCCTTTGTGCTTCTAGCTCATCGGCTGTCCGGCATTTGTCGACTGGCCCAGCTCTGTCATGGTG ccCATGACCTCCCCGTCCACTACCTCCGCCTCCTGGCCACACCTGTCCAGCTGCTGTCGGCCGCCATGTGGCACACTGTCCAGGGTGGATTGGTGGACCGCTTTGGGGTTCTGGAAGAgtttgtttccatgacaacggAACTGGTACCAGAACTGATGAACTACAGCCAGAGGAGTCAGCTGATCCTGGGCCTGCGAGCCAGG CTGGTTCTGGAGATGTGTCGAGGTGATGATCCGGTGGACTTTGAGGTCATCCAACCCCACCTTGATCGGATGAAAGCTCCTGCGAGTGGCACCAAAGACCACCAG TTGACCGtggaccaggtggaggagtcGGAGGTCAACTTTGTGGAGCTGGTCCACTCAATACTGGACGACCCAGCAGAGAAGAAGTTCTTCTTTGAG GAAGTGTTCCCGATGTACTTTGGGTCCAAGTTTGATGCTGCTCTGGAAATGCTGATGTGGGAGTTCATCTCCCGACTGGACGAGCTGTTGCCTCTCCCTGACTTCACTCAG CTGGCCGCCCTGCTGGGTGACGCTCCAGCCTTTCTGGATGACTGTCTCACGTCCTTCTTCCCTCCAGAGGACATGAAGGCAGTCCTCCAGCACCACCGACAGCTGGGACACTTCCAGGAGAAAG ATCCTCGTCTGCTGCCTATGGACAACTGCATTCTCACCTCCATGTCTCTTTCACCTGCTGCCCGACGAGCTGGGACCTCTGCCCCTCCCATCTCTGCCCACAAAGACCCCCCAGACCACATTATTATCTCAGAGAGCAGCCGCCTCCGTCCTGGCAGTCTGAAGGCCGATGAAACTATTGACCTGACACTGGGCAGCGCAGTGCCAGACAGTGATGACGAGAGCTGCATCATCCGAGGGTGGgtccagaggaagaggaagctgagCCAAGGGGAGGACCTCCCCCCTAAACTCAT GAAGTCTCACTTGGATGAGCAGTACTCTGCCgtttctcctctcatctccaTCTGGGGTGACTACACTGCGGAGGGCCCAGCTCCTCACAGCCTCCTCCGCACAGCCACTGACGACTCTCAGGAAGATTCTGGCCTGGCCCAGATCGACTCCAAGGTTCCGTGGTCGGACGAGGAGACGATGACCCTGCTGGACATCTGGGGCCAAGACTCGACCCAACGGGCTCTGAAGCGCTGCCTCAAGAACCGACACATCTTCGCGCAGATCGCCCAGAAGATGGCCGAGCATGGTTACGCAAGGTCCACCGAACAGTGCCAGACCCGGATTAAGAGGCTGAAGAAGTGTTTTCGTAGGAATGTCAG AGGGAACTCTGGGAATGAATACAAATTCTACGAGCAGCTGCAGCGAGTTCTGGGGTCCTCACGGCCGCCTGACCATCTTGAGGTCTCTTACGACGTCGACGAGattgtggaggaggaagagtctcGTGATGCCGATGAGGAGCTGCAGTTTGTGGGACAAGCGACCGCCCTAGAGACAG TTTCAGGTGTTCGTGTTCCCTGGACCGACCTGGAGACCCTCACCCTGATCAACACATGGGGAGACGACCGGATGAATAAGAGGAGTGGAGCACCGCGCACTGGCAACATCTTTGCCATCATCTCCAGCAAAATGGCCTCCCAAGGGTTTTCTAGAACCCCAGAACAATGCCAGACCCGCCTGAAACGGCTCAGGTCAAAGTTCCGTCAGTGCTATGAGAACAA CATCAGAGGGCGCCGACAGGTCCACTGCAGATTCTACAACCAGCTGGGTCGAGTTCTGGTCAAAGACTTCGAGCCAGATCCGTCCCTGAGTGATGACCCAGAACCCGAAGACTCCCAGCCAGAACCA GGTCCCTCATCAGGTGCCTCCAGCAGTGCCCAGGATGAGCGCAGGAAGGTTCCGTGGTCAGACAGGGAGACGGTGATCCTCTTGGAGGTCTGGGGTGATGCACAG GAAAAGCAGAGCTCGGGTCGAACGTCGAGCAATGTCTTGCTCTTCACTGAGATTGCAGACAAGCTGGCGGAGAGCGGATTCAGTCGCACCGCGGAACAGTGTCAGACCCGTGTGAAGCGCCTTAAGTCCACATACTGGCAGTGCCGGGACAGTCCCAG TAACGGGAAGATAGACTTCCGCTTCTACGAACTGATGGAGCAGATTCTGGACAAACAACCGTCTACGTCCGCCGCTGCCTCCTCTGCTGTGACGGACTCCATTGAGATCTCTGAAGAGTCTGCCGACGAGGAAGATTCCAACGCGGCAG AATCAGCCGTGTCGGCGGAAAAGACACCTCAGAACTCATGGACTGACGAGGAAACCTTGGGGCTCATCAGTGTTTGGGGTGACCCCGAAATTCAGGAGGCGTTTGCGGCGCCGGTCGCTAACAGGCTGGTCCACGCAAACATCGCAGAGAGAATGAAGGAACTCGGCTACTCCAGAACTGGAGAGCAATGTCGCTGGAAGATGAAGGCTCTCCGGAACAACTACCGTAACAGCTACGAGAGGAAATT GAGCGGGAAGGTGGTGGACTACCGCTTCTACGACCTGCTGGAGAAGATTCTGGGTCCTCGAGTGGAGAACGAGGAGGGAGACGATGCACTCGAGCAGATTCCAG TCTGTGCTGACCCGGCCAATCTGCCGTGGACGGAGGTGGAGACGATGACTTTGGTGCAGGTGTGGGCCGCTGATGACGTCCAGCTCAGCCTGAAGATGAGTGTCCGCAATGGTCACGTTTATGCCGACATTGCAGACAAGATGGCTGCCTTAGGCTACACAAGGACGGCAGAACAGTGCCAGAATCGAATAAAGAGGCTGAAGAAGACGTACAGGCGGCACTGCAACAGTCGGAG GAACGGTGCGCGGGCTGCGTTCCAGTACTTCCACCTGATGGATCCGGTCTTGAACGGATCTTCCGCTGAAGATGTCTCTACCTCGTGGAGTCTTCCTGCTGAGAAGGAAAACAAGGTGTCGACCAGCCAGCCGACCCCTGATTCAGCCAAGAAAACGCCGTGGTCTGAGCAGGAGACGCGAACGCTGCTGCAGGTGTGGGGGGATGACGGCGTCCAGCTGACCCTGAGAGGCTGCCAGAAGAACCGTCACGTCTTCAACTACATCTCTGACCGAATGAGCGACAGTGGCTACAGCCGGACGCCGGACCAGTGCTACACTCGGATCAAACGCCTCAAACACGGATTCCTGCACGAGAA GGAGGAGTTCAAGTTCTTTGTGGAGATGGAAGAAATCTTCAGTCGAGACCTGAGTGTGGACGAGTCGGTGGCAGAAGAACCAGACGAAGTGCCCGCAGAGCAGGAGAGTGAAGCAG TGCCTGCTGAAGTCCAGTGGACGTCAGACACCACCAAACACCCTTGGGGCGACCCGGAGACCCGGGTGCTTCTGGAGATCTGGGGCAGCGAGGACATGCAGGAGAGCCTGCGCAGTTGCACCAAAAACAAGCACGTCTTCGTCTTGATCTCCGAGGCCATGGTGGGCCGCGGCTACCCGAGGACACCCGAGCAGTGCCAGACGCGTATCAAGAGGCTGCGCGCCAACTTCAGGCACTTCCTGGATGGCAGGAA agGAGAGAACGAGTGCAAGTTCTTCCAGCAGCTCTCCCACATCTTTGGAGACAAGTACGGGAGCCTGGACACGTCGCCTGATGACCCTGACGACCAGGAGGAGCCTGttg ATTGCGTGTCTTGA
- the zgc:113263 gene encoding uncharacterized protein zgc:113263 isoform X1 produces MRGSCSFVLLAHRLSGICRLAQLCHGAHDLPVHYLRLLATPVQLLSAAMWHTVQGGLVDRFGVLEEFVSMTTELVPELMNYSQRSQLILGLRARLVLEMCRGDDPVDFEVIQPHLDRMKAPASGTKDHQLTVDQVEESEVNFVELVHSILDDPAEKKFFFEEVFPMYFGSKFDAALEMLMWEFISRLDELLPLPDFTQLAALLGDAPAFLDDCLTSFFPPEDMKAVLQHHRQLGHFQEKDPRLLPMDNCILTSMSLSPAARRAGTSAPPISAHKDPPDHIIISESSRLRPGSLKADETIDLTLGSAVPDSDDESCIIRGWVQRKRKLSQGEDLPPKLMKSHLDEQYSAVSPLISIWGDYTAEGPAPHSLLRTATDDSQEDSGLAQIDSKVPWSDEETMTLLDIWGQDSTQRALKRCLKNRHIFAQIAQKMAEHGYARSTEQCQTRIKRLKKCFRRNVRGNSGNEYKFYEQLQRVLGSSRPPDHLEVSYDVDEIVEEEESRDADEELQFVGQATALETVSGVRVPWTDLETLTLINTWGDDRMNKRSGAPRTGNIFAIISSKMASQGFSRTPEQCQTRLKRLRSKFRQCYENNIRGRRQVHCRFYNQLGRVLVKDFEPDPSLSDDPEPEDSQPEPGPSSGASSSAQDERRKVPWSDRETVILLEVWGDAQEKQSSGRTSSNVLLFTEIADKLAESGFSRTAEQCQTRVKRLKSTYWQCRDSPSNGKIDFRFYELMEQILDKQPSTSAAASSAVTDSIEISEESADEEDSNAAESAVSAEKTPQNSWTDEETLGLISVWGDPEIQEAFAAPVANRLVHANIAERMKELGYSRTGEQCRWKMKALRNNYRNSYERKLSGKVVDYRFYDLLEKILGPRVENEEGDDALEQIPGALSSVCADPANLPWTEVETMTLVQVWAADDVQLSLKMSVRNGHVYADIADKMAALGYTRTAEQCQNRIKRLKKTYRRHCNSRRNGARAAFQYFHLMDPVLNGSSAEDVSTSWSLPAEKENKVSTSQPTPDSAKKTPWSEQETRTLLQVWGDDGVQLTLRGCQKNRHVFNYISDRMSDSGYSRTPDQCYTRIKRLKHGFLHEKEEFKFFVEMEEIFSRDLSVDESVAEEPDEVPAEQESEAVPAEVQWTSDTTKHPWGDPETRVLLEIWGSEDMQESLRSCTKNKHVFVLISEAMVGRGYPRTPEQCQTRIKRLRANFRHFLDGRKGENECKFFQQLSHIFGDKYGSLDTSPDDPDDQEEPVDCVS; encoded by the exons ATGAGAGGCTCCTGTTCCTTTGTGCTTCTAGCTCATCGGCTGTCCGGCATTTGTCGACTGGCCCAGCTCTGTCATGGTG ccCATGACCTCCCCGTCCACTACCTCCGCCTCCTGGCCACACCTGTCCAGCTGCTGTCGGCCGCCATGTGGCACACTGTCCAGGGTGGATTGGTGGACCGCTTTGGGGTTCTGGAAGAgtttgtttccatgacaacggAACTGGTACCAGAACTGATGAACTACAGCCAGAGGAGTCAGCTGATCCTGGGCCTGCGAGCCAGG CTGGTTCTGGAGATGTGTCGAGGTGATGATCCGGTGGACTTTGAGGTCATCCAACCCCACCTTGATCGGATGAAAGCTCCTGCGAGTGGCACCAAAGACCACCAG TTGACCGtggaccaggtggaggagtcGGAGGTCAACTTTGTGGAGCTGGTCCACTCAATACTGGACGACCCAGCAGAGAAGAAGTTCTTCTTTGAG GAAGTGTTCCCGATGTACTTTGGGTCCAAGTTTGATGCTGCTCTGGAAATGCTGATGTGGGAGTTCATCTCCCGACTGGACGAGCTGTTGCCTCTCCCTGACTTCACTCAG CTGGCCGCCCTGCTGGGTGACGCTCCAGCCTTTCTGGATGACTGTCTCACGTCCTTCTTCCCTCCAGAGGACATGAAGGCAGTCCTCCAGCACCACCGACAGCTGGGACACTTCCAGGAGAAAG ATCCTCGTCTGCTGCCTATGGACAACTGCATTCTCACCTCCATGTCTCTTTCACCTGCTGCCCGACGAGCTGGGACCTCTGCCCCTCCCATCTCTGCCCACAAAGACCCCCCAGACCACATTATTATCTCAGAGAGCAGCCGCCTCCGTCCTGGCAGTCTGAAGGCCGATGAAACTATTGACCTGACACTGGGCAGCGCAGTGCCAGACAGTGATGACGAGAGCTGCATCATCCGAGGGTGGgtccagaggaagaggaagctgagCCAAGGGGAGGACCTCCCCCCTAAACTCAT GAAGTCTCACTTGGATGAGCAGTACTCTGCCgtttctcctctcatctccaTCTGGGGTGACTACACTGCGGAGGGCCCAGCTCCTCACAGCCTCCTCCGCACAGCCACTGACGACTCTCAGGAAGATTCTGGCCTGGCCCAGATCGACTCCAAGGTTCCGTGGTCGGACGAGGAGACGATGACCCTGCTGGACATCTGGGGCCAAGACTCGACCCAACGGGCTCTGAAGCGCTGCCTCAAGAACCGACACATCTTCGCGCAGATCGCCCAGAAGATGGCCGAGCATGGTTACGCAAGGTCCACCGAACAGTGCCAGACCCGGATTAAGAGGCTGAAGAAGTGTTTTCGTAGGAATGTCAG AGGGAACTCTGGGAATGAATACAAATTCTACGAGCAGCTGCAGCGAGTTCTGGGGTCCTCACGGCCGCCTGACCATCTTGAGGTCTCTTACGACGTCGACGAGattgtggaggaggaagagtctcGTGATGCCGATGAGGAGCTGCAGTTTGTGGGACAAGCGACCGCCCTAGAGACAG TTTCAGGTGTTCGTGTTCCCTGGACCGACCTGGAGACCCTCACCCTGATCAACACATGGGGAGACGACCGGATGAATAAGAGGAGTGGAGCACCGCGCACTGGCAACATCTTTGCCATCATCTCCAGCAAAATGGCCTCCCAAGGGTTTTCTAGAACCCCAGAACAATGCCAGACCCGCCTGAAACGGCTCAGGTCAAAGTTCCGTCAGTGCTATGAGAACAA CATCAGAGGGCGCCGACAGGTCCACTGCAGATTCTACAACCAGCTGGGTCGAGTTCTGGTCAAAGACTTCGAGCCAGATCCGTCCCTGAGTGATGACCCAGAACCCGAAGACTCCCAGCCAGAACCA GGTCCCTCATCAGGTGCCTCCAGCAGTGCCCAGGATGAGCGCAGGAAGGTTCCGTGGTCAGACAGGGAGACGGTGATCCTCTTGGAGGTCTGGGGTGATGCACAG GAAAAGCAGAGCTCGGGTCGAACGTCGAGCAATGTCTTGCTCTTCACTGAGATTGCAGACAAGCTGGCGGAGAGCGGATTCAGTCGCACCGCGGAACAGTGTCAGACCCGTGTGAAGCGCCTTAAGTCCACATACTGGCAGTGCCGGGACAGTCCCAG TAACGGGAAGATAGACTTCCGCTTCTACGAACTGATGGAGCAGATTCTGGACAAACAACCGTCTACGTCCGCCGCTGCCTCCTCTGCTGTGACGGACTCCATTGAGATCTCTGAAGAGTCTGCCGACGAGGAAGATTCCAACGCGGCAG AATCAGCCGTGTCGGCGGAAAAGACACCTCAGAACTCATGGACTGACGAGGAAACCTTGGGGCTCATCAGTGTTTGGGGTGACCCCGAAATTCAGGAGGCGTTTGCGGCGCCGGTCGCTAACAGGCTGGTCCACGCAAACATCGCAGAGAGAATGAAGGAACTCGGCTACTCCAGAACTGGAGAGCAATGTCGCTGGAAGATGAAGGCTCTCCGGAACAACTACCGTAACAGCTACGAGAGGAAATT GAGCGGGAAGGTGGTGGACTACCGCTTCTACGACCTGCTGGAGAAGATTCTGGGTCCTCGAGTGGAGAACGAGGAGGGAGACGATGCACTCGAGCAGATTCCAG GTGCCCTGTCTTCAGTCTGTGCTGACCCGGCCAATCTGCCGTGGACGGAGGTGGAGACGATGACTTTGGTGCAGGTGTGGGCCGCTGATGACGTCCAGCTCAGCCTGAAGATGAGTGTCCGCAATGGTCACGTTTATGCCGACATTGCAGACAAGATGGCTGCCTTAGGCTACACAAGGACGGCAGAACAGTGCCAGAATCGAATAAAGAGGCTGAAGAAGACGTACAGGCGGCACTGCAACAGTCGGAG GAACGGTGCGCGGGCTGCGTTCCAGTACTTCCACCTGATGGATCCGGTCTTGAACGGATCTTCCGCTGAAGATGTCTCTACCTCGTGGAGTCTTCCTGCTGAGAAGGAAAACAAGGTGTCGACCAGCCAGCCGACCCCTGATTCAGCCAAGAAAACGCCGTGGTCTGAGCAGGAGACGCGAACGCTGCTGCAGGTGTGGGGGGATGACGGCGTCCAGCTGACCCTGAGAGGCTGCCAGAAGAACCGTCACGTCTTCAACTACATCTCTGACCGAATGAGCGACAGTGGCTACAGCCGGACGCCGGACCAGTGCTACACTCGGATCAAACGCCTCAAACACGGATTCCTGCACGAGAA GGAGGAGTTCAAGTTCTTTGTGGAGATGGAAGAAATCTTCAGTCGAGACCTGAGTGTGGACGAGTCGGTGGCAGAAGAACCAGACGAAGTGCCCGCAGAGCAGGAGAGTGAAGCAG TGCCTGCTGAAGTCCAGTGGACGTCAGACACCACCAAACACCCTTGGGGCGACCCGGAGACCCGGGTGCTTCTGGAGATCTGGGGCAGCGAGGACATGCAGGAGAGCCTGCGCAGTTGCACCAAAAACAAGCACGTCTTCGTCTTGATCTCCGAGGCCATGGTGGGCCGCGGCTACCCGAGGACACCCGAGCAGTGCCAGACGCGTATCAAGAGGCTGCGCGCCAACTTCAGGCACTTCCTGGATGGCAGGAA agGAGAGAACGAGTGCAAGTTCTTCCAGCAGCTCTCCCACATCTTTGGAGACAAGTACGGGAGCCTGGACACGTCGCCTGATGACCCTGACGACCAGGAGGAGCCTGttg ATTGCGTGTCTTGA